Below is a genomic region from Tumebacillus amylolyticus.
CCCCGGCAGGCAAGGTTTCCGAGCAGTTAATTAAGAATCTCCACCACAAGTAGTACCGCTTATCTTTGGTGTTGTTGTATTAATTTCTCCGTCTCTCTCGATTCTCCTTCTCCCTTTATAGGAAAATTGCACTAATTTCATACATTTTTGTAGGACAAAGGTAGGAATGATTTTAAAAGGCGGACTGGGTCCTCCGTCACTCTACGTTTAGTGCGGGACATACGTGCCGAGGTCGTCGTAGGAGGACTTGTCGGCGTGGTAATAGAGGATGTCGCCGTCGAGGATTTGGAAGACGTGGCCTTCGACGTCGGTGAAGGAGGTGCGGCGGCCTTCCATGCTCCATTGGTTGTCCCAGGGTCCGTAGATGTACTGCAGGTGCGGCGCAGAGGTGTTGCCGTTTTGGATGCTTTCGATGTTGAAGGTGACGATGATGTAGCCGTCCTTTTTGAAAATGTCGGAGTGGTCGTCGAGTCGGTGGGTTCCCGCGTAAACGGCGAGGTCCAGGTTTTTCTCCACGACTTTGACGGCGGCGGGCAGGCTGTATTCGCCGTACCATTTCTGGACGGATGCATTGGCGAGTGCGGCGTCTCCCGCGTCGTTGCTGTGTACGCCGATGAAGGTGCGCACGCCGCTTGCAAGCAGTTGCCAGCTGTAGGCGGTGCCGACGGAGACGGGCTTTTCGTCTTTGTATGCGTAGTTGTCGATGTACGCAGCCCGGTTGCCCGCTTTGGATCGTCCAAGGTCGTTGAACACTCGGTCGTAGAGGAACGTCGCCGTGTCGGTAAATTCCGATGACGTGACGTTGCGAAGCGGGTCGTTTAAGATGACTTGGCGTTGCAGCGTGTCGTCCACCGAGCCGATTTTGATAAAGGGGTTGGAGGTCGTGCTGTAGTAGAGATCGACAGGTACACGACCTGTGCCGTCCTTTTTGACAAAGGTGAAGGACGGAGTGATCCGGATGCCGTCTATGAGTCCGTACATGTTGCCGACCGTTTTGAGATCGAACTTGATGTGGTAGCCTGTCTTCACCGCGTTGTAGCTGTAGCCTTGGAGCGGTGACGAGTTCGGGCCGAGCGGGAGTTCAAACGGTGTGGCGACGGTTGGATAGCGTTTGTCTCCGTTGAAGTCTTGGTCGCCGATCCAGTAGCTTCGGTTCGGGAGGATGTCGTCGCTCCCCTTCGTCGGGCGGAAGACCAGTTCCCAGTTGTAGTCGGAGACGTCTGTGATTTTGAAGTCGAACAGGCGTCCGATGACTTTGACGGGGATGGTCTTGGTCGCGATGTGGTTTGGGACGGAGAGGTTGGCGTTGGTTTCTTCGTACGGGTTGTCACGGTTGGGGTTCGAGGGCGGGATCGGGCTGTTTTCCGCGATGGAGCGGAATTTGACGTCGTAATTCCCTTCGTTGACCCAGACCGGGAGTTCGAACGTGTACGAGAGAGCGCCGGACGGGAGGGTGAGCCATTGTCCGGCTTTTTCCCACATGTTGTTCATGTAGACGTCGAACGGGAACCAGACTTGGCGGGCTTGGATGTACTCGGCGTAGTTGCGGGAGCCGTAGTTTTTGTAGCTTTGGTGTTGCCCGCTCGTCGGCATCGTGACGGTGAAGGTGCGTGTCAAGATCAGCGAGCGGCGGGATGGATCGGGCACCGTCATCTGGTTGTGCGGGCGGTCGTCTGAGACGTCGCAGTAGCAGACGGTCGGGGTGTGGACGGTGACGGTGTTGATGCCGGTGATGTCATCCGCTTGTTGAGAAGCGGTGGAGTTGACGGTGGAGCCGGTGATTTTGTAATAGATTTTCCCCGTGCCCGGTGTGTTGGCTTTGTTTGGCAGGGCGGTGGAGATGACTTGTCCGCTAAGGTAGAGGATGTGGTCATCGTCGACGTACTGCTTGGGTGCCGGGACTGCGGTTGGGTCGGGGGCTGTTTCTTCGACTTGGGCATCGCTCATGAGCGTTTGGCCGTCGAATGTGAACTTGTCGTTTTTGACTTTGATCTTGCCGACTTCGGAGTCGGCGTCGGCGAGCCAGTCTTCGGTGGGGAGGGAGGGCTCAACACCCTGTCCACCTGATACGGTCTCTGTAGCTAGGATGAGATTTGCCTTGTATGTAGGGTCAGAAATGTGCGCGGTCAATGCGTCGGAATGCATCACATTAACGGTGGGCGCTGTATAGTTCTGAGGTGTCATCATCACCTTCCCGTTTGGCAATGCATAGTTGAGCATGTCGGCGTGGTCGATGCTGTAGATTTGCATCTTGTCGACGACCCAATAGGAGTAGTTTCGCTTGATTTGGTACGGTTTCGTCACGGTTCGTGACTTAGACTGAGAAACAAACTTTGTGACCGTATTTCCGTCTGCGTCAGTCGTGGATTTCGCTTCCAGCCAAGTCAGGTTGTAGGTCTTGGTTACCGTGATTGGATATTCCTTGAAACCTGTCGTTTGTTGGTAATGATAGTCATACAGATATCGCTTGCCACCTGCTTGGGTGTACAAACTCTCGTGGGTAGGAATGCCTTGCACGACATTGAATTTCTCTGTCGGGTATGGGTCTGCTCCAATTTTCCCTTGTGAGTTCGGGTCAAGATCTGATTCCCCCGCATCTTGGGGAGCAGGCGGTTTGGAGTATTTGATGATGGAATGCGCTGCATCCGTTTGAGCGGTAAGATTGTTTACGTCCCAGACTTTAATAGTGATCAAGCATTTGACGTTCGGATCGTTGCCGATATGGATTTTGATTGGAATTTTAGAGCGTCCGTCATCTTTGCCATGTAGTACGCCGCTTTTGTCACCGGAGTTGACGAAGGAACAGTTTTGCGTGTTGATGACTTGGTACTTACTTAGGTCGTAGTCAGACGTTGTCTGGGCGGAAAAAGCATAGGTTGCATCTACATCAGTTACCGTGTCATCCACTTGGCTTGGTCCTGAAATGAGAGCTGTCACTGTCGGTCCTACCGGAGGGTCCCATTGGGCTTGAATGTCGTAGTATTGAGGAAAATCGCTTTTGTCGTACCAATTTTCGGCTTCCTTGATCTGATCAAGAGTATAGTACTCCTTCGGTTTGAGGTCACCGTCAATGGATACTTGAAAGATCGCATTGATATAGATCGTATCTCCTACCTGAAGGTCTGTCATATGTGCCGCTACCAACGCATCACTTACGGCATCTACCGGCACTTCGAAGTCAGTGGTGACGTACTCACCTTTCGTTGTAGAATTTTTTTCTACCATCTTCCCAGTCTGAATCATTCCATAAGTACCTGTGTTTGGGTCACAATGGTTCATCCCAGGATCGCAGACTGCATCTCGACGAATGATCCAGCCTGTAGTGACGTACTTAATGCCTGTAGTTGCTTTTCGGTCTGTCGTAGTAAATTTCAGTACGCCTTTCTCGATTCGTACGGTTCCCGCAGATGCCGAAAGAGGAAGTAGTGACAACAACACGAAACACATGAGCGGCAGGAAAAAACGTTTCGTAAACAATAGCATAGTCCAGGCCTATTTCTCTTCTTGAATCGAACTATTATCCCATAGGCTTACATCATTATTGACCGCCAAAGATGGTCCCCAATTCCCCATCGTCATCGTCCCTAGACTGATGTCCGCGTAGCCGCTGTACCAAACTCCCTTTTTGAATTCGCCTTCTTGATACATGCCGTCGAAGATTACATTTTTGTCTTGATCAAAGCCCACAAGACGGAGTTTAAGTTTGGTTCGCATGGTGTATCCGTACCAAGTGTGATAAATGATAGATGGTTCAGGCTCTAACGTACCTTCGATTTGAATATGGTTCGTTTTTACCCAATCGGCGTATTTCTGCAAGTTCGGTTTGTAGCGTCCCCCAGGTTGGATCGTGGCGTACAATTGATCAACCCAGTTCGAATCGATGGTGTTGTAGTTGGCGTTCAACACGAGTTCGAAATGCTTGCGGATGCGGTCTGCCCAAAGGTCGATATTCTTTTTGTTTAACTCGTTTTCCGTTTCAAAAAGTACTTTCGGTACGGTGAGTGGGTCATCTTTCATGGTGCGATACGGCATCTCGTACATCTCGTTCGGAAGGTCTTCCAAGATGTACGGGAAGTCCGCTGCATTTTT
It encodes:
- a CDS encoding DUF5704 domain-containing protein is translated as MTDLQVGDTIYINAIFQVSIDGDLKPKEYYTLDQIKEAENWYDKSDFPQYYDIQAQWDPPVGPTVTALISGPSQVDDTVTDVDATYAFSAQTTSDYDLSKYQVINTQNCSFVNSGDKSGVLHGKDDGRSKIPIKIHIGNDPNVKCLITIKVWDVNNLTAQTDAAHSIIKYSKPPAPQDAGESDLDPNSQGKIGADPYPTEKFNVVQGIPTHESLYTQAGGKRYLYDYHYQQTTGFKEYPITVTKTYNLTWLEAKSTTDADGNTVTKFVSQSKSRTVTKPYQIKRNYSYWVVDKMQIYSIDHADMLNYALPNGKVMMTPQNYTAPTVNVMHSDALTAHISDPTYKANLILATETVSGGQGVEPSLPTEDWLADADSEVGKIKVKNDKFTFDGQTLMSDAQVEETAPDPTAVPAPKQYVDDDHILYLSGQVISTALPNKANTPGTGKIYYKITGSTVNSTASQQADDITGINTVTVHTPTVCYCDVSDDRPHNQMTVPDPSRRSLILTRTFTVTMPTSGQHQSYKNYGSRNYAEYIQARQVWFPFDVYMNNMWEKAGQWLTLPSGALSYTFELPVWVNEGNYDVKFRSIAENSPIPPSNPNRDNPYEETNANLSVPNHIATKTIPVKVIGRLFDFKITDVSDYNWELVFRPTKGSDDILPNRSYWIGDQDFNGDKRYPTVATPFELPLGPNSSPLQGYSYNAVKTGYHIKFDLKTVGNMYGLIDGIRITPSFTFVKKDGTGRVPVDLYYSTTSNPFIKIGSVDDTLQRQVILNDPLRNVTSSEFTDTATFLYDRVFNDLGRSKAGNRAAYIDNYAYKDEKPVSVGTAYSWQLLASGVRTFIGVHSNDAGDAALANASVQKWYGEYSLPAAVKVVEKNLDLAVYAGTHRLDDHSDIFKKDGYIIVTFNIESIQNGNTSAPHLQYIYGPWDNQWSMEGRRTSFTDVEGHVFQILDGDILYYHADKSSYDDLGTYVPH
- a CDS encoding stalk domain-containing protein, which codes for MKKWKYPLTGLTATALLLGVLPTSASLAEPPQALQVSLNNNLVNFPDAKPFVDENDRTMVPVRFISEGMGAKVTWFNSIGLVLIQMKDKEVKFLVGEDKAYVDGLETQLDTKSVMKDDRTYVPLRFVSEAMGATVGWDGDKSLVTISYNGSVMDNPDAHPSNYSGDLWGRKTRTTNLPKNAADFPYILEDLPNEMYEMPYRTMKDDPLTVPKVLFETENELNKKNIDLWADRIRKHFELVLNANYNTIDSNWVDQLYATIQPGGRYKPNLQKYADWVKTNHIQIEGTLEPEPSIIYHTWYGYTMRTKLKLRLVGFDQDKNVIFDGMYQEGEFKKGVWYSGYADISLGTMTMGNWGPSLAVNNDVSLWDNSSIQEEK